A DNA window from Moorella thermoacetica contains the following coding sequences:
- a CDS encoding inorganic phosphate transporter, producing the protein MLELLLVIILALGFDFINGFHDTANAIATSVATRALTPSRAIIMATALNFGGAMVSTRVARTIGNNIVSPASLDNQVIIAALTGAIAWNLFTWYFGLPSSSSHALIGGLAGAAVTGKGLAVLNTRELVEKIVLPLFGSPLLGFTAAYALMTCILLLAGYTPPRRLNGLFSRLQVLSAAFVAFSHGSNDAQKSMGIITAALLARGIIPSFQVLYPVIVACAAAMALGTSLGGWRIIRTVGSRIIKLEPIHGFAAETSAAIVIISASLIGSPVSTTHVLSAAVMGVGATREFTAVRWRVARSMVQAWILTAPMAALVAGVVYNLLALV; encoded by the coding sequence ATGCTTGAGTTACTTTTAGTAATCATCCTGGCCCTGGGGTTTGACTTTATCAACGGTTTTCACGATACCGCCAATGCTATTGCTACCTCCGTCGCCACCAGGGCGCTCACCCCCTCCCGGGCTATTATTATGGCGACCGCCCTCAATTTTGGCGGCGCCATGGTCAGCACCAGGGTTGCCCGGACCATTGGTAATAATATTGTCAGCCCCGCTTCCCTCGATAATCAAGTAATAATTGCCGCCTTAACAGGCGCTATAGCCTGGAACCTCTTTACCTGGTACTTCGGCCTGCCCAGCAGTTCCTCCCACGCTCTTATCGGCGGCCTGGCCGGGGCGGCAGTCACCGGGAAAGGTCTGGCCGTGCTCAACACCCGCGAACTGGTAGAGAAAATCGTTCTTCCTTTGTTTGGCTCGCCGCTCCTAGGCTTTACAGCCGCTTATGCCCTTATGACTTGCATCCTTTTGCTGGCAGGTTATACCCCACCGCGGCGATTAAACGGCCTTTTCTCACGACTGCAGGTTTTGTCGGCCGCCTTTGTGGCCTTCAGCCATGGCTCCAATGATGCCCAGAAGTCTATGGGCATTATTACGGCCGCCCTCCTGGCCAGGGGGATAATCCCCTCTTTCCAGGTGCTCTATCCGGTGATCGTTGCCTGCGCGGCGGCCATGGCCCTGGGGACTTCCCTGGGGGGGTGGCGGATTATCAGGACGGTGGGGTCCAGGATTATTAAACTGGAACCCATCCACGGTTTTGCTGCAGAGACCTCAGCAGCCATAGTTATTATCTCTGCTTCCCTCATTGGTAGCCCGGTCAGCACCACCCATGTTCTTTCCGCCGCGGTGATGGGGGTCGGGGCGACCAGAGAGTTCACGGCCGTGAGGTGGAGGGTGGCCAGGAGCATGGTCCAGGCCTGGATATTAACCGCTCCCATGGCGG
- a CDS encoding DUF47 domain-containing protein, with product MFRFKGIDDEFFHLFEEAAAALHRAVQSLKYTWEHHDASPENLKVLATLKPGVERITGAIIKKLGETFITPFDREDIYGLARGFNDIALTINSAALKMTLYETGRPPRRLLELLEVLVNTTGTLKKLVTAMRNLKKNTVLILRLVNSIKKYRDRGDELYHLGLGELYKSREGYYTNLNKDFQDLLAVMKWKEVYDQVQAIARECAEVARLILGIAVKYA from the coding sequence ATGTTCAGGTTTAAAGGTATTGATGATGAGTTTTTCCATTTATTTGAAGAGGCGGCAGCTGCCCTGCACCGGGCTGTCCAGAGTCTTAAATATACCTGGGAACACCATGACGCTTCTCCCGAAAACCTGAAGGTCCTGGCGACCCTTAAGCCCGGGGTTGAGAGGATCACCGGAGCGATCATCAAGAAGCTTGGTGAAACCTTTATAACCCCCTTCGACCGGGAAGATATCTACGGTTTAGCCCGGGGGTTTAATGATATAGCCTTAACAATAAATAGTGCGGCCTTAAAAATGACCCTTTACGAAACGGGTCGCCCTCCCCGGCGGTTGCTGGAACTGCTGGAGGTCCTGGTCAATACGACCGGCACATTAAAAAAATTGGTGACGGCTATGCGAAACCTTAAAAAGAATACGGTTTTAATTTTACGCCTGGTGAACTCCATTAAAAAATACCGGGATCGCGGGGATGAATTATACCACCTGGGCCTTGGGGAGCTGTATAAAAGCCGTGAGGGTTATTATACAAACCTCAATAAGGATTTTCAAGATTTACTGGCAGTTATGAAGTGGAAAGAGGTATATGATCAAGTACAGGCTATCGCCCGCGAGTGCGCCGAGGTTGCTAGATTGATTCTCGGGATTGCAGTGAAATATGCTTGA